In Pseudomonas glycinae, the DNA window GCCGGGTGCCGACCGATCTGACGTGTCAGGTGCGCGTCGGCGGCTACGGTGGCGCCGAAGGTCTGGCGCAGTTCATTCTCGACGAAGGCATCACACTTCTGCTCGACGCGACCCATCCCTACGCCGCACAGATCAGCCACAACGCCGCCACTGCTGCGCAACTCACCGGCATCCCCTGCTGGGCCCTGCGCCGCCCGGCGTGGCAACCGCAACGGGGCGATGACTGGCGCGAAGTCGCCGACTGGGCCGAACTGATCACCGCCCTCGAACCCTTCCGCCGCCCACTGTTCACCCTTGGCCGCGAACCGCTGCAACACCTCGATGAAATCCCCGCGCACCAGTTCTGGACCCTGCGCGCCCTCGACGTCTACCCCGGCAACGAACGCTGCGAAGTCATCGGCGCCCGTGGACCGTTTCTGCTGGAGGACGAGCGAGCGCTGTTCGAACGCCGGCAGATCGACGTGCTGATCAGCAAGAACAGCGGCAGCACCGCAACCGAGCCGAAGCTGGACGTGGCGCGGGAGCTTGGGGTGCCGGTAATGGTGTTGAAGCGGCCGGTGTTGGCGGGGGTTGATCGGGAGTTTTCGACGGTTGATGACGTCATCTCGGCTCTTGAAAAACCTTGATCGGGACGGAGCTTTTCCTCTCGCGATAGCTTCAGTTGTTGATGCAAGTCCCATGCAATGCAAATTCGAGCCGCTACACTCTCTTGAAAGATCGCTGCGACACCAAACCGCACGACGCTTTTTTACTTATCGGCCCTGATCAGGCTAAATAGCCGCGCCTGATCGCCCACCCTACGGATCTGTCCCATGAACCGACACCGGCTCGCATTTGCCTGGATCGCCTGCTTTGCAGTGCTGTTCAACATGCTCGCCATGCCGTTGACGGGATCAATGGCGCAGGCGGCGCAGACGCCGGCCGAGCAGTTGCTGTGGAGCAGTTTCTGCACCGGCAGCGGGACGAAGATGGTGGCGATCGACATCAGCGGCGTGGATCAGAAAGCACCGCAGAGCGGTGACAGTCATTCGACCATGCAGCATTGCTGGTGCTGCTCCGGATCGGCGCCGGTGGTGGCGTTGCCGGGGCATTCGCCGCAGCTGTATTTCGCTCAATACGAAAGCAATCGCAGCGTGGCGCCCGCCGTGCTGCAAGCCCCGACACCGCGCCAGCAATGGCCGAGCCTCAATCCCCGCGCCTCTCCTCTGGTTTGATTTGTTCCCGCATTTGACCTGCGTTTCAAATCGTTCTGGAGAACTGCCATGTTGAACAAACTCATCGTCATCGCTGCGCTGTTGCTGCCTGCGTGCTTCGCCCATGCCCACGAATACAAGGCCGGCGAGCTGGAAATCACCCACCCGTGGTCGCAGGAACTGCCGCCGAACGCGCCGACGGTTGCCGCGTATTTCATCATTCATAACGGTGGCAAGACGGCTGACCGCCTGCTCAGCGTCGACTCGCCGATCGCCCCGACAGCGGAACTGCACGAGCACGTGATGCAGGGTGATCTGATGAAGATGCAACAGGTGTCGAACGTGGCCATCCCGGCCGGTGGAAACGTGACCTTCGAGCCAATGGCCTATCACGTGATGCTGATGAATCCGACTGACCGCAGTCTGCTGACCGACGGCAAGCGCTTTCCCCTGACCCTGCATTTCGAAAAGGCCGGTAACGTGACCGTCGAAGTCGCCGTGCAGAAAAAGCCGCCGCAAGCCACGCAAGACCACGCGCACGCCCAGTAACCGTTCCGGCAGACTCCGCCCATGCGCCCCCTGAGCGCCAGGCCCTCCCTGCAACGCCGTCAGACTGAACACCTGACCCGCGGCAGCTGGATCGCCCTGTTCGCCATGTTGATGATCTTCATCGGCCCGCTGATTTCTCAGTCGATGCCGATGGATCAGCACGCCTCGACCTCCATGCCGATGAGCATGGACATGTCGATGGACATGCCGGGCATGGATCATTCCGGGCACGGTGCACAGCCCTCGGCGGAACACTGCCCGCCACAATCCTCACACCATGTGCTGTGGGAAAAGTGCGGTTATTGCAGCCTGCTGTTCAATTGCCCGGCGCTGACCGGTGGCGTCAGCTTCGTCACTTTCAGCATTCCGCTCGTCAACACTTTCACCCCGCCCTCCCCGCGTCTGGGCCATGCCCGGCAGACCTTCTTCCCCGGCGCCCGCACCCGCGCCCCGCCCGTCGCAGCGTAAACACCCACCGCTGATTGCACACGGTTGAGAAGACAGCCTCAGGCTGCCGGCCGTGTCGTTTACGACTGTTTGATGGAAATTGTCATGTCCAGGTTTTCTGCTGTCCCACGCCCGGGTTCTGCCCCGGCGTCCTTTGCCCTGAACGAATCCCGCGTTCGTTTCAGGCACGCTACCGCCGTCCTTTGCGGCGTCCTGCTGTCCCCGCTGGTCCACGCCGACGAACACGCCGGCCATGCTGACGAACTGAGCCCGACGGTGATCACCGCCATCGCCCCGAGCTCGCCGCTGACCATCGTCACCAACCCGAAAGACCCGCGCCAACCGGTGCCGGCCAGCGACGGCGGCGACTACCTGAAGACCATTCCCGGCTTCGCCCTGGTGCGCAACGGCGGCACCAACGGTGACCCAGTGCTGCGCGGCATGTTCGGTTCGCGCCTGAACATCCTCACCAACGGCAGCATGATGCTCGGCGCCTGCCCCGGCCGGATGGACGCGCCGACCTCGTACATCTCGCCCGAGACCTACGACAAACTCACGGTGATCAAAGGCCCGCAAACCGTGCTCTACGGACCGGGCGCCTCGGCCGGCACGATCCTGTTCGACCGCGAGCCGGAAAGCTTCGGCGAACTCGGCACCCGCGTGAACGCCAGCGTGCTGGCCGGCTCCCACGGGCGCTTCGACAAGGTCGTTGATGCGGCGGCCGGCGGCTCGCTGGGTTACGTGCGAGTGATCGGCAACACCGCGCAGTCAGACGACTACCGCGACGGCAACAACGACATCGTTGCCTCGCGCTATGACAAGTGGAACGGCGACGTGGCGCTGGGTTGGACCCCGGACGCCGACACCCTGATCGAACTCACCGCCGGCAAGGGCGACGGCGAAGCGCGCTACGCCGGACGCGGCATGGACGGCTCGCAATTCCTGCGCGAAAGCCTCGGTCTGCGCGTCGAGAAATCCAACATCACCGATGTGCTGGAGAAGCTCGAAGCGCAGGTCTACTACAACTACGCCGACCACGTGATGGACAACTACACCCTGCGCACGCCGTCCGGCACCGGGATGATGGCCGGTCCCATGGCGTCCAACGTCGACCGCCGCACCCTCGGCGCACGGATCAAGGCCACCTGGCGCTGGGCCGATATCCAGCTGATCACCGGCCTCGATGCGCAGACCAACGAACACCGGCAGCGCAGCGGCATGGGCATCGATACCTACAAGGATCAGCCGTTCACCAAGGACGCCGACTTCCATAACTACGGGGTGTTCAGCGAAATGACCTGGTACGCCGCCGACCGCGACCGGCTGATTACCGGCGCCCGGGTCGACCGCGCCTCGGCCAGGGATTTCCGGCAGACCACCGGTTCGGGAATGATGTCGCGCCCGAACCCGACTGCCGGCGATACCCGCGCCGACACCCTGCCGAGCGGTTTCATCCGTTACGAGCATGACCTGGCCGACAGCCCGACCACGCTCTACGCCGGCCTCGGCCACGCGCAACGTTTTCCGGATTACTGGGAGCTGTTTTCGCCCAAATCCGGCCCGGCGGGTTCGGTCAACGCATTCGATTCGATCAAGCCGGAAAAGACTACTCAGTTCGACTTCGGCGTGAACTACAAGAGCGCCGAGCTTGAAGCCTGGGCCTCCGGTTACATCGGCCAGGTGCGCGATTACATCCTGTTCGACTACACCCCGACGATGATGGGCATGAGCACCTCCCGCGCCGAGAACATCGACGCGCGGATCATGGGCGGTGAACTCGGTGCCGCCTACAAACTCACCGACAACTGGAAAGCCGATGCGACCCTGGCCTACGCCTGGGGCAAGAACAGCAGCGACGGCAAGGCCCTGCCGCAAATGCCGCCGCTGGATGCACGTTTCGGCCTGACCTACAGCGAAGACAACTGGAGCGCCGGCGCACTGTGGAGGGTGGTCGCCGCGCAAAACCGTATCGACCAGAACAAGGGCAACGTTGTCGGCAAGGATTACGACAAGAGTTCAGGCTTCGGCGTGTTCTCGCTCAACGGTGCCTGGCGGATCAACAAGAACTGGAAGGTCAGTACCGGCGTCGACAACCTGTTCGGCAAGGCTTACGCCGAACACCTGAACCTGGCGGGCAACGCCGGGTTCGGCTACCCGGCCAACGACCCGCAAGCGATCAATGAACCGGGGCGCACGCTCTGGACCAAGGTGGACATGAGTTTCTAACCCTCAAGGGCGCTCGCTCCCTTCAGGGAGCGGGCGGCAACAGACAACTAGAAGATCCAAGCCAAGCGGAGCACACGTGATGAAACAGCCCAAACCGAATTTCTACAACCTGGCCTGGCGTTGGCATTTCTATGCCGGATTGTTCGTCGCGCCATTCATGGTGATGCTGGCCCTGACCGGCATCATTTACCTGTTCAAGCCGCAACTCGATTCGCTGATGTACAGCAGCCTGCTGAACGTCCCCGCCGGGCATCACACGGTGCCGGCCGATGACTTGCTGCAAAAGGTCAAAAGCGCTTATCCACAGGGCCAGGTCACGCAGTACCTGCCGCCGGTGAATGCCGAGCGCAGCGCGCAGTTTGTCGTGGCCAATGCCGGCCATGAGCTGAACGTGTTCGTCGATCCGTACCACGGCGACATCCTTGGCGAGCAGGATGCCAGGCAGAACCTGCAAGCCATCGCCCGGGCGATTCACGGCGAACTGATGATCGGCACCGTCGGTGACCGACTGATCGAAATGGCCGCAGGCTGGGGCGTGGTGCTGGTGGTGTCCGGAGTTTTCCTGTGGTGGCCGCGAGGTCAGGCAGCGGGAATTCTGTGGCCTCGCCTGAGCAGTCGCGGCCGCGTGCTGTGGCGTGATTTGCATGCCGTGACCGGATTCTGGGGCGCGGCACTGCTGCTGGTGATGCTGCTCAGCGGCATGACCTGGACCGGCTTCTGGGGCAAGCAGTACGCCCAGGTGTGGAACGTGTTCCCGGCGGCGATGTGGAACAACGTGCCGACCTCCGACGTCGAGGCTGGCAGCCTGAACAACGCCACGCGTCAGACTGTGCCGTGGGCGATGGAAAACACGCCGATGCCGATGTCCGGTGACCACGCCGAACACATGGCCCACGGCGGCATGCAACACGGTCCCGCTGCACCGACCATCCGCCTGCAGGATGTGCAGAACATCGCCATCGAGCGCAAGGTCGAGCCGGGCTACAGCATCACAATGCCGACCACCGCCACCGGCGTGTTCACCATCGCCGTGTTCGCCGACGACCCACGCAACGACGCGACACTGCACATCGATCAGTACACCGGCAAGGTTCTCGCCGATGTGCGCTTCGAGCAGTACGGCGCTGTTGCCCGCGCTACCGAGATCGGCGTGATGCTCCACGAAGGCAAGATGTTCGGCACTTTCAATCAGATCGTCGTGTTGCTGATCTGCCTGATGATCCTGCTCAGCGCCGTCAGCGGCGTGGTGATCTGGTGGAAGCGTCGGCCACAGGGCAAGTTCGGCGTGCCGCCGCTGCGCCACGATCTGCCGAAGTGGAAAACCGGGGTGGCGATCATGCTCGTGCTGGCCGTGGTGTTTCCGCTGGTGGGGGCTTCGCTGGTAGTGGTGTGGTTGCTGGATCGGCTGCTGTTGTCGCGTCTGGGCCGGCAAACTGAATCTGCCTCAACTTCATCGTGAATCTCGCGAGATGCGCGATCCAGACAGATCTTTAAACTGCCGGGGCTTAAACTTCGGCATTTTTTAGTGTTACTGTATAACGCAAATTTGCTGCTCTGCCCGCAGCCATGCACTGTCATGAGGCTGCGGGCTTTTCTTTTGAAGAAGTGATTCACCGTCCCGATGAACAAGTACCTCTTGTCCAGCCTCTGTCTGTTCGCCTTGAACAACAGCGCCCACGCCGACAACGCCCCGCTGACGCTGCCCACCGGCACCATCACCGCCCTGGCCAATGACGACCGGACCGTCAGCCTGAGCACGCCAACCAGCGCCGGCTCGCGTCTGAACCTCAGCGCCATGGAAACCCCGGCCAGTGTCGAAAGCCTGAGCGGCGAACAAGTCCGCGCCCGTGGCGACCGCAGCGTGCAGGACGCGGTGTCGCGCAGCACCGGCATCAGCCGCACCGGCACGCCGGGCGACGGCGGCACTTCATTGCAGGCCCGGGGTTTTACCGGGCAGAGTTCGGTGATGCAGCTGTATGACGGCAACCGCATGTACACCGGCATGGGCACCGTGACGTTTCCGGTCGACACCTGGTCGGTGGAGCGCGTCGACGTGCTGCGCGGCCCGGCCTCGGTGCTGTATGGCGAAGGCGCGACCGGCGCGGTGGTCAACGTGATCCCGAAGAAGCCGTTCGAAGGCGAAATCGAAAACCACGTGCGCGTCGGTTACGGCTCGTTCGACCGCCAACAGCAGGCGTTCGACAGCGGCGGCTCGCTGACCGACACCCTGAGCTATCGCCTCAACCTCAATCGCCTGCGCAGCAACGGCTGGGTTGATCGCGGTGATTCGTCCAGCGACTTCATCAGCGCCGCCCTGCGCTGGCAGGCCACCGACGACCTGACTTTCACCCTCGCTCACGATTACGGCGATCAACGCCCACAGAACTACTTCGGCACGCCACTGATCAACGGCCAGTTGAAGGACAGCCTGCGCAACAAGAACTACAACGTGCGCGACGACCAGCAGCACTACAACGATCAATGGACGCGCCTGACCACTGACTGGCAGATCAACGATGCGGTCAGCGCCAGCAATGAGCTGTACTACCTGAAAGCCCAGCGCCGCTGGCAGAACGCCGAGAACTACAACTTCGATATCGCTAGCCAACAGCTCAGCCGCAGCGGCTATTTTGGCATCGGCCATAAGCAGGAACAGGTCGGCGACCGCCAGACCTTCACCTTCAAGCATTCGCTGTTTGGTCTCGACAGCCAGACCGTGACCGGCGTTGATTACAACCGCATCCGCTTCCAGCTCGACAGCAACTCGCCGTTCAACGACGTATTGCCGAACGGCCAGCCGCTGGATCGCTATCACCCGCAGACCGGTTATTTCGAGAGCGCCGATCCGTATCGCGATCAGTTCGACAGCACCACCAGACAGATGTCGGTGTTCGCCGAAAACCGTACGCAGCTGAGCGAACGCTGGTCGCTGGTGACCGGTGTGCGCCGCGACTACGTGCACGTGGATCGCAACAACCTGATCGACGGCAGCCAGAGCGACAAGACCTTGACCGGCAACAACTGGAAGGCCGGCCTGGTGTTCGCGCTGACCCAGGACACCTCGTTCTACGGCCAGGTCGCCACCAGCACCGATGGCATCGGCGGTTTGATTTCCCTGAGCC includes these proteins:
- a CDS encoding cobalt-precorrin-6A reductase is translated as MKRILLLGGVTEALAIARTLGPEHIYSLAGVGRVPTDLTCQVRVGGYGGAEGLAQFILDEGITLLLDATHPYAAQISHNAATAAQLTGIPCWALRRPAWQPQRGDDWREVADWAELITALEPFRRPLFTLGREPLQHLDEIPAHQFWTLRALDVYPGNERCEVIGARGPFLLEDERALFERRQIDVLISKNSGSTATEPKLDVARELGVPVMVLKRPVLAGVDREFSTVDDVISALEKP
- a CDS encoding DUF2946 domain-containing protein; the protein is MNRHRLAFAWIACFAVLFNMLAMPLTGSMAQAAQTPAEQLLWSSFCTGSGTKMVAIDISGVDQKAPQSGDSHSTMQHCWCCSGSAPVVALPGHSPQLYFAQYESNRSVAPAVLQAPTPRQQWPSLNPRASPLV
- a CDS encoding copper chaperone PCu(A)C, with product MLNKLIVIAALLLPACFAHAHEYKAGELEITHPWSQELPPNAPTVAAYFIIHNGGKTADRLLSVDSPIAPTAELHEHVMQGDLMKMQQVSNVAIPAGGNVTFEPMAYHVMLMNPTDRSLLTDGKRFPLTLHFEKAGNVTVEVAVQKKPPQATQDHAHAQ
- a CDS encoding DUF2946 domain-containing protein yields the protein MRPLSARPSLQRRQTEHLTRGSWIALFAMLMIFIGPLISQSMPMDQHASTSMPMSMDMSMDMPGMDHSGHGAQPSAEHCPPQSSHHVLWEKCGYCSLLFNCPALTGGVSFVTFSIPLVNTFTPPSPRLGHARQTFFPGARTRAPPVAA
- a CDS encoding TonB-dependent copper receptor, yielding MSRFSAVPRPGSAPASFALNESRVRFRHATAVLCGVLLSPLVHADEHAGHADELSPTVITAIAPSSPLTIVTNPKDPRQPVPASDGGDYLKTIPGFALVRNGGTNGDPVLRGMFGSRLNILTNGSMMLGACPGRMDAPTSYISPETYDKLTVIKGPQTVLYGPGASAGTILFDREPESFGELGTRVNASVLAGSHGRFDKVVDAAAGGSLGYVRVIGNTAQSDDYRDGNNDIVASRYDKWNGDVALGWTPDADTLIELTAGKGDGEARYAGRGMDGSQFLRESLGLRVEKSNITDVLEKLEAQVYYNYADHVMDNYTLRTPSGTGMMAGPMASNVDRRTLGARIKATWRWADIQLITGLDAQTNEHRQRSGMGIDTYKDQPFTKDADFHNYGVFSEMTWYAADRDRLITGARVDRASARDFRQTTGSGMMSRPNPTAGDTRADTLPSGFIRYEHDLADSPTTLYAGLGHAQRFPDYWELFSPKSGPAGSVNAFDSIKPEKTTQFDFGVNYKSAELEAWASGYIGQVRDYILFDYTPTMMGMSTSRAENIDARIMGGELGAAYKLTDNWKADATLAYAWGKNSSDGKALPQMPPLDARFGLTYSEDNWSAGALWRVVAAQNRIDQNKGNVVGKDYDKSSGFGVFSLNGAWRINKNWKVSTGVDNLFGKAYAEHLNLAGNAGFGYPANDPQAINEPGRTLWTKVDMSF
- a CDS encoding PepSY-associated TM helix domain-containing protein; its protein translation is MKQPKPNFYNLAWRWHFYAGLFVAPFMVMLALTGIIYLFKPQLDSLMYSSLLNVPAGHHTVPADDLLQKVKSAYPQGQVTQYLPPVNAERSAQFVVANAGHELNVFVDPYHGDILGEQDARQNLQAIARAIHGELMIGTVGDRLIEMAAGWGVVLVVSGVFLWWPRGQAAGILWPRLSSRGRVLWRDLHAVTGFWGAALLLVMLLSGMTWTGFWGKQYAQVWNVFPAAMWNNVPTSDVEAGSLNNATRQTVPWAMENTPMPMSGDHAEHMAHGGMQHGPAAPTIRLQDVQNIAIERKVEPGYSITMPTTATGVFTIAVFADDPRNDATLHIDQYTGKVLADVRFEQYGAVARATEIGVMLHEGKMFGTFNQIVVLLICLMILLSAVSGVVIWWKRRPQGKFGVPPLRHDLPKWKTGVAIMLVLAVVFPLVGASLVVVWLLDRLLLSRLGRQTESASTSS
- a CDS encoding TonB-dependent receptor → MNKYLLSSLCLFALNNSAHADNAPLTLPTGTITALANDDRTVSLSTPTSAGSRLNLSAMETPASVESLSGEQVRARGDRSVQDAVSRSTGISRTGTPGDGGTSLQARGFTGQSSVMQLYDGNRMYTGMGTVTFPVDTWSVERVDVLRGPASVLYGEGATGAVVNVIPKKPFEGEIENHVRVGYGSFDRQQQAFDSGGSLTDTLSYRLNLNRLRSNGWVDRGDSSSDFISAALRWQATDDLTFTLAHDYGDQRPQNYFGTPLINGQLKDSLRNKNYNVRDDQQHYNDQWTRLTTDWQINDAVSASNELYYLKAQRRWQNAENYNFDIASQQLSRSGYFGIGHKQEQVGDRQTFTFKHSLFGLDSQTVTGVDYNRIRFQLDSNSPFNDVLPNGQPLDRYHPQTGYFESADPYRDQFDSTTRQMSVFAENRTQLSERWSLVTGVRRDYVHVDRNNLIDGSQSDKTLTGNNWKAGLVFALTQDTSFYGQVATSTDGIGGLISLSPSQQQYDLSTARQTEIGLKKLFWDQHGEFTLAAYRIVKKKLLTDDPGNPTLKQQVGQQSSNGLEASLDLQLPHAWQLQANAAIVKAKYDDFEEVVGGVPVSRNGNRPVDVPRRTANLWLSKALTDDLKAGAGVRYVDARYADMANRNELPSYTVVDATLSWKALRNTTLGLQVNNLFDRTYAQSQYNEGQQWILGEPRSFFVTADYTF